The following nucleotide sequence is from Nautilia sp. PV-1.
GGTTGTAGGTCCTGCACTTCCGATAGGATCACCAGGTTTCGGAGGTGTAGGTCCCACGAAATAGATTACGCTTCCTTTCAAATCAAACGGAAGTTCCTCTCCTTTTTCTATTAAATCTACAAGTCTTTTATGAGCCGCATCTCTAGCAGTATAAATTACGCCGGTAAGATATACAATATCTCCGGCTTTTAATTTTTCTACATCTTCGTCAGTAAGTGGAGTTTTTAATTTATATTCAGCCATTGTTTCTCCTTAAATAGTTATATGAGAATGTCTAGAACTGTGACATTGGATATTTACAGCAACCGGCAGTGATGCGATATGACACATTCTGTTTTCATATGTTTCAATATGCACGGCAAGTACAGTCTGAGTACCTCCCATACCCATTGCACCGATTCCGAGTTTATTAAGCTCTTCTTTAAGCTCAGCTTCAAACTCAGCCATTTCCGGATCAGGGTTTTCAGTACCGATGCTTCTGAAAAGCGCATGTTTACTCATAACAGCCGCCATATCAAAACTTCCGCCTATACCTACACCTACTACTAACGGCGGACAAGGGTTCGGACCTGCGTCGCTTACAACTTTTTTGACAAATTCTTTAATTCCCGGTTTACCCTGAGCAGGAGCTAAAACAGTAGCGCGTGATACGTTTTCGCTTCCTCCTCCTTTAGCGGCATATTCGATTTCGATTTTATCACCCGGAACTAAATCGAAGTAAATTACAGGAGGAAGGTTATATCCGGCTTTGTCTTTAAGGTTAGCTCTTGTAAAACAGTCACAAGTAGAAGCTCTTAAATACCCTTCTTCATAACCTTTTCTTGTTCCTTCGTAAATAGCATCTCTAAGAGTTCCGCCTTCAACTTTTACGTCTTCTCCGACTTTCACGAAATAAATTGCAAGACCGGTATCCTGACATAAAGGTTTCCAGTCTTTTTCCGCAATTTCAGCATTTTCTAAAAGCTGTTTAAGTACGGCACGAGACACTTCACTTTTTTCTTCTTCATATGCTTTTTTTAACGCTTCAAGCATATCCGGAGCCAAGTGAGTCGTTGAGTAGATTATCATATCTCTTATTGATTTTACGATATCGTCATATTTTACTACTCTCATTTT
It contains:
- a CDS encoding fumarate hydratase; amino-acid sequence: MRVVKYDDIVKSIRDMIIYSTTHLAPDMLEALKKAYEEEKSEVSRAVLKQLLENAEIAEKDWKPLCQDTGLAIYFVKVGEDVKVEGGTLRDAIYEGTRKGYEEGYLRASTCDCFTRANLKDKAGYNLPPVIYFDLVPGDKIEIEYAAKGGGSENVSRATVLAPAQGKPGIKEFVKKVVSDAGPNPCPPLVVGVGIGGSFDMAAVMSKHALFRSIGTENPDPEMAEFEAELKEELNKLGIGAMGMGGTQTVLAVHIETYENRMCHIASLPVAVNIQCHSSRHSHITI